A stretch of DNA from Sphingomonas ginkgonis:
ATCGCCTTCGACCAGCCGTCCAAGGCAATGCCGCTGGTCGACGTCGCGGCCGTGCGCGGCAAGCTGCTGCAGTTCGGCTGGGTCAAGGATGCGCGGGTGTCGCGCCGGCTGCCCGACACGCTGGCGATCGACATCGTCGAGCGGACTCCGGCGGCGGTGTGGCAAAATCGCGAGCAGCTCAACCTCGTCGATGGCGACGGGGTGGTGCTGCAGAAGGTCCCGGTCGACCGGATGCCCGACCTGCCGCTGCTGATCGGGCCGGGCGCCAACGGCCATGCCCGGGAACTGGGATCGCTGATCGCCGCGGTCCCGACGCTCAAGCCGCAGCTCGTCTCGGCGACCTGGATCGGCGGCCGGCGGTGGGACCTCGCCTTCCAGTCGGGCGAGACGATCTCGCTTCCCGAAGGCGACACGTCCGCCGCGCAGGCGCTGGCCCGCTTCGCCCGCCTCGACAAGTCTTCTGGGCTGCTCGGCCGGGGGATCCTCCGCTTCGATCTCCGCCTTCCCGACAAGATGATAGTCCGCCTGCCCCGCGCGCCCGGCGAGAGCCTGACCCCCTCGACGGAGAATGCCGGCTGATGGCCGTGTCGCCCGACAAGCCGCTGATCGGCGCCCTCGATATCGGATCGTCCAAGGTTTCCGCGCTGATCTGCACGCAGGAGACGGACGGGCGCCTCACCGTGCTCGGCACCGGGCAGCGCCAGAGCCGCGGCATCAAGCGCGGCTACATCGCCGACATGGAGGCGAGCGAATTCGCGGTTCGCGAAGCCGTGGAGCAGGCCGAGAAGCTGTCCGGCGTCACCATCGACGACGTGTGGGCGAGCTTCGGCGCCGGCGGCCTGTCGAGCGACCTCGCCAATGTCGAGGTGGAGCTCGGTGGCCACCAGGTCGAGCAGACCGACGTCGACCAGCTGCTGCGCACCGGTCGCGATGCGATCAACCGGGACGGGCAGATGGTTCTGCACGCCCATCCCGCGCTCTACACGCTGGACGGGGTGCAGGGCGTCAAGAACCCGATCGGCCTCCACGCCGACCGGCTCGGGGTCGACATCCACGTCGTTGCCGCCGACCCGGCCCCGCTGCGCAATATCGACCTTACGATCCGCTCCGCGCACCTCGGGGTGAAGGCGATCGTCGCCTCGCCGGTCGCCGCGGCGCTGGCCTGCCTCACCGAGGAGGAGCGCGACCTCGGGGTGGCGCTGGTCGAACTGGGTGCCGAGGTCACCAACGTCAGCCTGCACGCCGGCGGAATGCTGGTGGGGTTGCGCTCGATCCCGCTCGGCGCGCGTGACATCACCGACGACATCGCCTGCGCCTTCGGGGTGAAGCGCCGCGACGCCGAGCGGATGAAATGTTTCCACGGCTCGGCCATGACGTCCCCACGCGACAATCACGAGATGATCGAGGCGCTGGCGGTCGGTGCGGAAGAGGGCGCCGAGCCAATGCGGATCAGCCGCGCCCAGCTGATGACCGTCATCCGCCAACGGATTGAGGAGGTCACCGGCGAGGTCGAGGCCAGCCTCAAGAGCCTCGGTTTTACCGGACCGGTCGGCCGCCAGGTGGTGCTGACCGGCGGCGGCGCCGACCTCAAGAACATCGCCGACTATATGCAGGGCGTGCTCGGCCGAGCGGTGCGGGTCGGCCGCCCGCGGCAGATCCCCGGCCTCCCC
This window harbors:
- a CDS encoding cell division protein FtsQ/DivIB, which gives rise to MAAAGARKGKAKKGGRPTAARKLAAALPLEEGSANKLAGWGIGLFVAFLVALLIVAFGIPRLIGEQLGEAVGGAGFELKRVDIKGNRHMATAPIYAIAFDQPSKAMPLVDVAAVRGKLLQFGWVKDARVSRRLPDTLAIDIVERTPAAVWQNREQLNLVDGDGVVLQKVPVDRMPDLPLLIGPGANGHARELGSLIAAVPTLKPQLVSATWIGGRRWDLAFQSGETISLPEGDTSAAQALARFARLDKSSGLLGRGILRFDLRLPDKMIVRLPRAPGESLTPSTENAG
- the ftsA gene encoding cell division protein FtsA codes for the protein MAVSPDKPLIGALDIGSSKVSALICTQETDGRLTVLGTGQRQSRGIKRGYIADMEASEFAVREAVEQAEKLSGVTIDDVWASFGAGGLSSDLANVEVELGGHQVEQTDVDQLLRTGRDAINRDGQMVLHAHPALYTLDGVQGVKNPIGLHADRLGVDIHVVAADPAPLRNIDLTIRSAHLGVKAIVASPVAAALACLTEEERDLGVALVELGAEVTNVSLHAGGMLVGLRSIPLGARDITDDIACAFGVKRRDAERMKCFHGSAMTSPRDNHEMIEALAVGAEEGAEPMRISRAQLMTVIRQRIEEVTGEVEASLKSLGFTGPVGRQVVLTGGGADLKNIADYMQGVLGRAVRVGRPRQIPGLPDAHSGPGFSTLVGLALLASGGETDIRDIGLPMAPKKKAEGVVGRFMSALRGGF